One window from the genome of Cryptomeria japonica chromosome 6, Sugi_1.0, whole genome shotgun sequence encodes:
- the LOC131064927 gene encoding uncharacterized protein LOC131064927, with translation MASICRKFLHVISVILLQLATCLPFQHAEAIFQLRKNSIQPPFGNSLLLKVNGTGVQIYRCEKSSNGSGMMNYTHVGATAKLYSPYDNEKNVTVGYHYYLPHPLAQGAQPTFSFSMVEGDPPSDIPESTVTVNPIGTEKGKSEDDIDDVLLKGISHSGYGHASEVSYVQLRHSKGGIPPSYCEEDAKEIQVPYTAQYLFWSQDRSPDTAAIPSEISVDSNNSIPILGFYGEGYQLYRFNGSSWINFNVSALLYTSPGQQVVGRHYFLSQADDKGGQLAWELSMPSGLGKVRVTFKLVSTVIVDKDSIPWTKLEATSYAADPPYISRSYIEQVKYVQRVSTVGGLPPKYEDTPNPETGNIYLSPFSSIYWFSTNFTSL, from the exons ATGGCTTCAATATGCAGGAAATTTTTGCATGTAATCTCAGTTATCCTATTGCAATTGGCAACGTGCCTCCCATTTCAACATGCTGAAGCAATATTCCAGCTTAGGAAAAATTCAATTCAGCCTCCGTTTGGAAACTC ACTGTTACTGAAAGTGAATGGAACTGGAGTCCAGATTTACCGATGTGAGAAGAGCTCAAATGGGTCTGGGATGATGAACTATACCCACGTTGGAGCTACTGCAAAACTTTACTCTCCTTATGATAATGAAAAAAATGTAACAGTGGGCTACCATTACTACCTTCCTCATCCCCTGGCTCAAGGAGCTCAGCCCACTTTTTCATTCAGCATGGTGGAAGGAGACCCTCCGTCTGACATACCCGAGTCAACTGTTACAG TTAACCCAATCGGTACAGAGAAGGGCAAGAGTGAGGATGACATTGATGATGTGCTGCTGAAGGGAATTAGTCATAGTGGGTATGGGCATGCAAGTGAGGTATCATATGTGCAACTCAGGCATTCCAAGGGCGGAATCCCCCCATCATATTGTGAAGAAGATGCAAAAGAAATCCAAGTCCCATACACTGCACAGTACTTATTCTGGTCCCAGGATAGATCCCCTGATACAGCAGCCATTCCTTCTGAAATAAGTGTTGATTCAAATAATTCAATCCCTATTTTGGGGTTTTATGGAGAAGGATATCAGCTTTACAGATTCAACGGTTCTTCCTGGATCAATTTCAATGTATCAGCTTTGCTGTATACTTCACCGGGACAGCAAGTAGTGGGAAGACATTATTTTCTTTCACAAGCTGATGACAAGGGAGGACAGCTTGCATGGGAATTGTCAATGCCTTCTGGTCTTGGGAAAGTTAGAGTGACTTTCAAGTTAGTGAGTACAGTTATAGTAGATAAAGATAGTATCCCTTGGACCAAACTTGAGGCTACCAGTTATGCTGCTGATCCTCCTTACAT AAGTAGATCATATATAGAGCAAGTGAAATACGTGCAGAGAGTTTCCACTGTGGGAGGACTTCCTCCTAAATATGAAGACACTCCAAATCCAGAAACAGGAAATATATATTTGTCACCTTTCTCGTCAATCTATTGGTTCTCTACCAATTTCACTTCTTTGTAA